From one Solanum stenotomum isolate F172 chromosome 12, ASM1918654v1, whole genome shotgun sequence genomic stretch:
- the LOC125847676 gene encoding calcium-dependent protein kinase 28 isoform X2: MGNICFSSSKVSGSNSNTTTTNTATVNGHRNRRSSAKPVSATTNTSRKQEGSHYNRQKGKDIGGVKQQTKNVKHNTRRQSGIIPCGKRTDFGYDKDFDKKFTIGKLLGHGQFGYTYVATDKSNGNRVAVKRIEKKKMVVPIAVEDVKREVKILKALAGHENVVDFYNAFEDDNYVYIVMELCEGGELLDRILAKKDSRYTEKDAAIVVRQMLKVAAQCHLHGLVHRDMKPENFLFKSPKEDSPLKATDFGLSDFIRPDVWSIGVITFILLCGRRPFWDKTEDGIFKEVLRNKPDFRRKPWPTISNSAKDFVKKLLVKDPRARLTAAQALSHPWVREGGDASEIPLDISVLSNMRQFVKYSRLKQFALRALASTLDEEELADVRDQFSAIDVDKNGVISLEEMRQALAKDLPWKMKESRVLEILQAIDSNTDGLVDFPEFVAATLHVHQLEEHNLLKWQQRSQTAFEKFDVDRDGFITPEELRMHTGLKGSIDPLLEEADIDKDGKISLSEFRRLLRTASISSRMVTSPTVRGSRKI; encoded by the exons ATGGGCAATATATGTTTTTCTAGCTCAAAAGTTAGTGGTTCTAACAGcaacaccaccaccaccaatACCGCCACCGTGAATGGCCACCGTAATCGGCGGAGCTCAGCGAAACCGGTTTCTGCAACAACAAATACATCAAGAAAACAAGAGGGGTCTCATTACAATCGACAGAAAGGTAAGGATATCGGTGGGGTTAAGCAACAAACGAAAAATGTTAAGCATAATACGAGGAGGCAAAGTGGGATTATTCCTTGTGGGAAAAGAACGGATTTTGGGTATGATAAAGATTTTGATAAGAAGTTTACAATTGGGAAGTTGTTGGGTCATGGACAATTTGGATAcacatatgttgccacagacAAGTCTAATGGAAATCGCGTGGCTGTCAagagaattgaaaagaaaaag ATGGTTGTTCCAATTGCAGTTGAGGATGTAAAACGAGAAGTCAAGATATTGAAGGCCTTGGCCGGTCACGAGAATGTAGTTGATTTCTATAATGCATTTGAGGATGATAACTATGTTTACATAGTAATGGA GTTATGCGAGGGCGGAGAGCTGTTGGACCGCATTTTGGCCAA AAAGGACAGCCGTTATACCGAGAAAGATGCAGCAATAGTTGTACGTCAGATGCTAAAAGTTGCGGCTCAGTGTCATTTACATGGCTTGGTGCATCGTGATATGAAACCTGAG AATTTTCTCTTTAAATCTCCAAaggaggactcaccactaaaggCCACAGATTTTGGTCTTTCAGACTTCATAAGACCAG ATGTGTGGAGCATTGGTGTAATTACATTCATTTTGCTTTGTGGTCGCCGGCCCTTCTGGGATAAAACAGAGGATGGCATATTCAAGGAG GTCCTACGAAACAAACCTGATTTTCGTCGCAAGCCATGGCCAACTATAAGCAACAGTGCTAAAGATTTTGTTAAGAAATTATTGGTGAAAGATCCTCGTGCTAGACTTACTGCTGCCCAGGCCCTAT CACATCCATGGGTCCGTGAAGGAGGTGATGCTTCTGAGATTCCACTAGACATTTCTGTTTTGTCCAACATGCGACAGTTTGTCAAATACAGTCGATTAAAACAATTTGCATTACGG GCATTGGCTAGCACACTTGATGAGGAGGAGCTGGCAGATGTCCGGGACCAGTTTTCTGCAATTGATGTGGATAAAAATGGTGTTATTAGCCTTGAAGAAATGAGACAG GCACTTGCCAAGGATCTCCCCTGGAAGATGAAAGAATCACGGGTTCTTGAGATTCTTCAAGCG ATTGATAGTAACACAGACGGGCTTGTTGATTTCCCGGAGTTTGTTGCAGCGACTCTACATGTCCATCAGTTAGAGGAGCATAATTTGTTAAAATGGCAGCAAAGATCGCAAACtgcttttgagaaatttgacGTTGATAGAGATGGATTCATAACTCCAGAAGAACTTAGAATG CATACCGGCTTAAAAGGCTCCATAGACCCATTGCTAGAAGAAGCAGATATCGACAAAGATGGAAAGATAAGCTTGTCAGAATTCCGCAGGCTTCTAAGAACTGCAAGTATAAGTTCACGAATGGTGACTAGTCCTACGGTCAGAGGCTCTCGGAAAATCTAG
- the LOC125847676 gene encoding calcium-dependent protein kinase 18 isoform X1 translates to MGNICFSSSKVSGSNSNTTTTNTATVNGHRNRRSSAKPVSATTNTSRKQEGSHYNRQKGKDIGGVKQQTKNVKHNTRRQSGIIPCGKRTDFGYDKDFDKKFTIGKLLGHGQFGYTYVATDKSNGNRVAVKRIEKKKMVVPIAVEDVKREVKILKALAGHENVVDFYNAFEDDNYVYIVMELCEGGELLDRILAKKDSRYTEKDAAIVVRQMLKVAAQCHLHGLVHRDMKPENFLFKSPKEDSPLKATDFGLSDFIRPGKKFQDIVGSAYYVAPEVLKRKSGPESDVWSIGVITFILLCGRRPFWDKTEDGIFKEVLRNKPDFRRKPWPTISNSAKDFVKKLLVKDPRARLTAAQALSHPWVREGGDASEIPLDISVLSNMRQFVKYSRLKQFALRALASTLDEEELADVRDQFSAIDVDKNGVISLEEMRQALAKDLPWKMKESRVLEILQAIDSNTDGLVDFPEFVAATLHVHQLEEHNLLKWQQRSQTAFEKFDVDRDGFITPEELRMHTGLKGSIDPLLEEADIDKDGKISLSEFRRLLRTASISSRMVTSPTVRGSRKI, encoded by the exons ATGGGCAATATATGTTTTTCTAGCTCAAAAGTTAGTGGTTCTAACAGcaacaccaccaccaccaatACCGCCACCGTGAATGGCCACCGTAATCGGCGGAGCTCAGCGAAACCGGTTTCTGCAACAACAAATACATCAAGAAAACAAGAGGGGTCTCATTACAATCGACAGAAAGGTAAGGATATCGGTGGGGTTAAGCAACAAACGAAAAATGTTAAGCATAATACGAGGAGGCAAAGTGGGATTATTCCTTGTGGGAAAAGAACGGATTTTGGGTATGATAAAGATTTTGATAAGAAGTTTACAATTGGGAAGTTGTTGGGTCATGGACAATTTGGATAcacatatgttgccacagacAAGTCTAATGGAAATCGCGTGGCTGTCAagagaattgaaaagaaaaag ATGGTTGTTCCAATTGCAGTTGAGGATGTAAAACGAGAAGTCAAGATATTGAAGGCCTTGGCCGGTCACGAGAATGTAGTTGATTTCTATAATGCATTTGAGGATGATAACTATGTTTACATAGTAATGGA GTTATGCGAGGGCGGAGAGCTGTTGGACCGCATTTTGGCCAA AAAGGACAGCCGTTATACCGAGAAAGATGCAGCAATAGTTGTACGTCAGATGCTAAAAGTTGCGGCTCAGTGTCATTTACATGGCTTGGTGCATCGTGATATGAAACCTGAG AATTTTCTCTTTAAATCTCCAAaggaggactcaccactaaaggCCACAGATTTTGGTCTTTCAGACTTCATAAGACCAG GGAAGAAATTCCAAGATATAGTAGGAAGTGCATATTACGTAGCCCCAGAGGTATTAAAGCGTAAATCTGGACCTGAATCAGATGTGTGGAGCATTGGTGTAATTACATTCATTTTGCTTTGTGGTCGCCGGCCCTTCTGGGATAAAACAGAGGATGGCATATTCAAGGAG GTCCTACGAAACAAACCTGATTTTCGTCGCAAGCCATGGCCAACTATAAGCAACAGTGCTAAAGATTTTGTTAAGAAATTATTGGTGAAAGATCCTCGTGCTAGACTTACTGCTGCCCAGGCCCTAT CACATCCATGGGTCCGTGAAGGAGGTGATGCTTCTGAGATTCCACTAGACATTTCTGTTTTGTCCAACATGCGACAGTTTGTCAAATACAGTCGATTAAAACAATTTGCATTACGG GCATTGGCTAGCACACTTGATGAGGAGGAGCTGGCAGATGTCCGGGACCAGTTTTCTGCAATTGATGTGGATAAAAATGGTGTTATTAGCCTTGAAGAAATGAGACAG GCACTTGCCAAGGATCTCCCCTGGAAGATGAAAGAATCACGGGTTCTTGAGATTCTTCAAGCG ATTGATAGTAACACAGACGGGCTTGTTGATTTCCCGGAGTTTGTTGCAGCGACTCTACATGTCCATCAGTTAGAGGAGCATAATTTGTTAAAATGGCAGCAAAGATCGCAAACtgcttttgagaaatttgacGTTGATAGAGATGGATTCATAACTCCAGAAGAACTTAGAATG CATACCGGCTTAAAAGGCTCCATAGACCCATTGCTAGAAGAAGCAGATATCGACAAAGATGGAAAGATAAGCTTGTCAGAATTCCGCAGGCTTCTAAGAACTGCAAGTATAAGTTCACGAATGGTGACTAGTCCTACGGTCAGAGGCTCTCGGAAAATCTAG